Below is a genomic region from Eulemur rufifrons isolate Redbay chromosome 24, OSU_ERuf_1, whole genome shotgun sequence.
GCcagtctctctcctccttcccacaaaccttcccttctcctcccccaggtgCCTTCAAATCTCTTGACAAAGATGGCACTGGACAAATCCAGGTGAACATCCAAGAGGTAAGAAACCCTGTCCTGGGGTGTGGGTGCTGGGGGGACCCCACCCCGCAGCCCTTTTTACCAGCTCTGAGCTTCAGCCGCCTGGCTCCTGTTTTCCCAGTGACCCCTGGGTGAGGGCAGAGAGGGTCTGGTATTCCGGGCTTCCCTGCTCCTcactctctctgccttcctctccacAGTGGCTGCAGCTGACTATGTATTCCTGAACGGGAGCCCCAGACCTGTCCCCTCACCGCCTTGCTGTACGAGTTaccttggagcctcagtttcccccatagCTGATCTACCTGCAATCACATCTTCATGGTCCTGCGGACCCACAGGCCTTTCATTCTCGAAGCCCTTGGCACCCAGCTTCTCAGGCGACATCCAGGGCCCAGCATGTCCCAACATGCCATGCCCTGAGTTACTCCTGGCTCTGAGATACTCTAACATGCCCTGCCTAAAGGTCACCCCACCCCTACCACACCCATCTTGCACCCCGCCCATAACCTCTCTCCTGTACCTGTGCCAGGCCCAACACGTGTTGCCTCCATGCCCCGAGGGCCCTCTCAGTTCTGGAAGCATCACTCCAGTCCCTACACACCCTGGCACACCGTTCAGTTCCCACCCAGGTAACCCAGCTCCAGGCCATTCCTGGCCCACACGCCCAGTGCCTTTGTGTTCTGCTCCCAGCCGCCAGGCCCAGGAGAAATAAATGCACCCTGGTTGCTGCTCTCTATGGGATCTGCCTCCTGTCCTGAGAGTTGAGGGGTGGCTCGGGCTCTGGGGAGAAGGTACTCTGGGTCCTGGGGAGGGGTTCAAGGTGGGGCGGCGGGTCTACCCCCAGGGCTGGATCTGCATATTTCCTTGTCCTTTTCttgtctgcattttttttctcatactgGATTTTAGTTGAGCTGTAGCCTCTTTCTTGCTGAGATCTCGTAGGGCTGGGGCTGAGACCCAGGAGCCCAGGTGATCTGGGCTTCTGctcccagagctggggctggtgggaggtCTCAGTGCCACCCctggctctgtcccccaggccatGTTTGCTTCCCTTGCAGCTTTGGTCCTTGAGTCAGTCTCTCACTTGCCTCTGTGGATCACGTTCAGAGTCCTCCTTCCCACCCTTGAGCctctgcagggggaggggccaCCATCCCCAGTTACAGAGCCTCTGTATCACCAGGGCAGCACCCCATGTCCCCAGGCCCTGAAGGGCAGCCCAAGGGTGCTGGTTGGGGTCCTCAGCAGAGGGCTGAGAGGCAACATCCTAGGAGTAGCCCTGGCCCAGCATGAGGGACCAAGGGCTGGGGCAATGGGCTGTCCACAAGGTGGAGATCCCAGGCTGGTGGGAGGATGGGCTTGAAGGGGCACGCACGCtcgcgtgcgcgcacacacacacacacacacacacagatgcatacAGAGGTCAGTGTTTATTGATGCTTGTCCAAGTCCCCGAGGTCCTTCAGGCTTCTTGGTCTCACTTATTGTGGGGGAAGGCGGCCCAGCCAAGGCAGTATAAGCTGTAGGCAGTTCCTAGGCAGGGGAGGTGGAGGATACAGAATGAGACCCTAATCCCCTTCTTAAATCTCTTCCTGGGCTTTTAAGCTCCTCTGCAAACTCCTCAGTCCCCAGCCTAGATCCTAGTTCCAGTTCCGGCTGCAGCTCGCTTCCCAAACTGGACTCCAGGTGGGGAATCCCCTGGCGTTGACCTAGACCAGGCTGGGAGCTCTCTCCCCAACTCCTGCCTGGGCCCCACACCTCTTAGTAGCCCAGCTCCCCTCCTGGGACGCCAGCTCCGACTCCAGTCTGGTCCCCAAACCTGGCCAGCTCAGGTACTCCAGGTACCTTCAAATCTCTTGACAAAGATGGCGCTGGACAAATCCAGGTGAACATCCAAGAGGTAAGAAATCCCATCCTGAGGTGTGGGTGCCTGGCAGGCAACCCCCTCCCCAAGCGCCAACCCCCAACCCAGACGCTAGTCACTCTTcgccccaacccccaggcctgaACCCAGCCCCGCACTCACCACCTAGACACAGCCCCATGGTCAGCCGGTACAGGAGGTTGTCTGTAGCCCCGCCCTTCAAGTGCACCGGGAGGTCATTGTCCGCCTGGGTGTGGGGGTGTCCCATGAGAAAGGGGTGCTGGCTGCTCCTTTGAGCGTATCCTGCACCTGCCCCGGAGAGCCTCCCATCCTCCCCTTGCCCCGCCCCTGCTCTGCCTACCTGGAAGAGTTTCTGTTTCTCCCGCACTCGGTTCTCAAAGCGGTTGCGTGAGGTTGAGCTGAAGGAGCGGACCAGCGCCTGGGAGAcctgcaggggtgggaggtgCATGGGTATTGGAGGCACCTGGAGGGGGTTCTTGAGGTGGGTCCTGCTGGGGAACCTCGGCTGTCTGAGGCCTCGACGGCCTCGACGTGGGGACGGTCCTATCCCGGGCAAGCGTCTCAAAGACAGGATTCGAACTGCCGGCGTGAGGGGGGTGGGGGCTCCTGTCAAGAAATGGCCAAAAGCAAGAAGCTCCGCCTGGGGAGTCTGGCATGGAGGTTATCTAGAGGGTCCTGGAAAGGTCCAAGTCCTGAGGTTTGCGGGGTGGGGGAGCGAGGGAGAAAGTTTCCTGGATTAATGGGAGGAAACCAGGTCCCGGGAATGAACTGGACTGACTTGGAGGACCCTCGGAGTGTCCAGGCTGCCTGAGAAGTCCCGGGAAGGGTAGGGGTGTTAGGGTCCCAGTGTCTAGGCCCCGAGATGTTAAGGGGGCTCTGGATGAAGGGAAGAGGTTTAAACCTGGGGCTTTGGGCCACGTTAGGGGTCCCCGGCTGTCTCAGAAGCTTGGATTGTGGGGGAGGGGTCCCAGGCTGTTTGGGAGGGAGTCCCAGACCCTGAAGGGGCTCACGGTCCAAGTCCCCAGATGCGGGGACGTTTAGGGAGTCTTGTGTTGGGGCGAGGGCTTCCGTGTTAGGGGCCCCGGCCCAGCCCAGTCCTTAGGGGCCTCACCCTCAGGGCCCTCATTTTGTGTCCTCCTCTGCGGCCGGCCGGAGTCACCTCCCCTCTCCGCCCAAGGACATCCAGTGCCCTCCCCTCCCGGGAGCCCCAGGCCACGCCCGCCGCGCGCAATCACGACAGCTGCGGGACGTGGCCTTGGCTGGGGCCGtgccgggcagggcaggggaagcTCCGCAAAGCAGATTTGTCCCCTGGGCTCGCGGAGACGACTTTCCAACCCCGTCTCCGCGCCAGTGGCGGCAGCTCCCATCCGTTTCTCATCTCAGGATGTCTGTTGGTCCAAGCGGGGAGGAACGGGGTCCCAGGACAAACATCGGTGCATTGTTTCTGCGGAGATTTCCTTCCCAGACCTCTCGGATCTGTCCCCGTGGGTAGCTGTGGGAGAGCGAGCGAGGGCGCAGCTCAACAGGGGTTCCAACTGCTCGTTCCGTCTACACAGCGAGTGAGCGCGCTCTGAGCCCTGGCTTCGGTATCTGGAACGCGAgggggcggccgggcgcggtggctcagccTGTGActctggcactttgggaggccaaggcgggacattgcttggggtcaggagttcgagaccagcctgagcaagagcgagaccctctctctaccaaaaaagacaaaaagaaaaaaaaaaagaaaaagaagatgaaacGTGAGGGGCTAAGTCAGATTCTTCCTTAGAGGTTTGCTGAGAGCTTTAAGTGAGCGCTTCTGAGAACATAACTGAGCTAACACAGTAACAGCACAGGAAAAACAAGCGCCAATGTTCTTACTGTTTTCTAGAGCTAAGGttcatatatcaaatatttttatatttagttaaTTTCCGTTTTATGAAGGAAAATTTCAACATGGACAAAAGCCAAGAGAAAGGTATAATGAATCCCCATCCTGGGACCCATCACACGCTTCAACGATTATCATCTGATAGTGTTTTTCATTTATCTCCttcactcttttttaaaaaattggtgtattttatcctttttttttttttttttaattttaaaggtgttcagtttccttgtttgtttttgctgtgacagagtctcactctttcgccctgggtagaatgcagtggcgtcattgtagctcactgcaacctccaactcctgggccatccttctgcctcagcctccggggtAGCTGGGATACAGGCCCTCGCCCCCAACGCCcagctggggttttttttgttttgtttctttcttttgttttggtagagacagggtctcactgttgctcaggctccTCTCCAGAGCTCATgcagtcctctcacctcagcctcccagggtgctagggggttataggcgtgagccaccacgactGGCCTAAAATGTTTTAACAATCTCTTTTAAGGAGGGCTTTTATAACTTAATTAACTTCCCTTAACACTTTCAAACTATGcttataaatttaatatgttaGGATTTTCCATTTAAGAACCACAGTAGGCTGATTTACTAGATGACTCTTTCCTCAATACTTACATAAGTTTTatgaatctaaaattataaacttgTAAATGTGGTGAATCTCATATTCCATTAATTGTTCCCACAGTGTACATAAACcacaagatttctttttattccttcttattcAGTCCCCAGAATAAACAGTAAGATTTCAACTAAGTCTTAGTCACCAACTGAATTCCACATTGTAAATTGGAATTATAAGATCAATCTGTCATTTGAATAGGTCAATTAACCTTAAATATTCTAAGttcttaaaatactaaatattcaCAGATTCCCTAACACAAAGTTAATATCATGGTTTTGACTGTCTTAAcaattcttttcttaatttcttcactgAATATttctatacttaatttttataaatccatTCAGAAATTTCCTGGGGCTACCTGTTGTTACATTgtaagatgctcaacatcataacGTCAATTGTCATCAGAAAAGTGCcagttaaaaccacaataaaataccaccATATACCTACtagatggctaaaattaaaaagactgatcaTACCAAATGCTGATAAGGATATGCAACAACTGtaactctcatatattgctggtgagaatgcaaaattatAGGTCCAATCAAGAGATGGAAACCACCCTAAAGGTTAAACAAGTTTAATACAAAGAACTATGATAAAAGAGTAACTATAAGACATAAGGAAATTCTATATAGTACCCTAGAGTTGAGGGAGGGTACCCAGGGAAGGAGAAGTTTGGAAGGGATTTAGACCTGTTAGAGAAGGGGTGGTTTGGTCACCAGACTGCAGAGATGTTTGCTGGTTTAGCTAGGCTGGAGCCGGTCTGGAGTTGTGGCAACCCTCCAGGGTACAGGCAGAGGAGCAGGCAATTGGCAACTGAGGGGTTGGGTGTGCAGTGGGGGGTGGGGTCTGGGAACCAGCAGGGGCAGAAGCCTTCAGGGCAGGCAGGT
It encodes:
- the COX7A1 gene encoding cytochrome c oxidase subunit 7A1, mitochondrial; translated protein: MRALRVSQALVRSFSSTSRNRFENRVREKQKLFQADNDLPVHLKGGATDNLLYRLTMGLCLGGTAYSLYCLGWAAFPHNK